In the Ruminococcus sp. OA3 genome, one interval contains:
- a CDS encoding LysR family transcriptional regulator, producing MTLIQLKYAITVAGEQSLNDAARVLFISQPTLSSAIRLLEKEVGFDIFTRSRTGITLTVKGTEFIGYAKSVMEQYELLDARYISQTNVKKKFSVSMQHYTFAVNAFVELVRQYGMDEYEFEIHETKTHEVIEDVKNHKSEIGILYLNDFNRKVLMKLFTEYDLVFQPLLECGIYVYLWKGHPLAEQKDIALEELKEYPCLGFAQGEHNSFYFAEEVLSTYQYKRFIRANDRATLLNLMVGLNGYTLCSGIICEDLNGKDYCAVKLRSDEKMTIGYISRKDAHISVIGQKYLEEIEKYKENAFS from the coding sequence ATGACATTAATTCAGCTGAAATATGCAATTACCGTGGCGGGTGAACAATCATTGAATGATGCAGCCAGAGTTCTTTTTATATCGCAGCCCACACTTTCATCGGCAATCCGTTTACTGGAAAAAGAAGTAGGATTTGATATCTTCACACGATCCAGGACGGGCATAACCCTCACTGTGAAAGGGACAGAATTCATCGGTTATGCAAAATCTGTTATGGAACAGTACGAATTACTGGATGCCAGATACATTTCCCAGACGAATGTCAAGAAGAAATTCAGTGTGTCAATGCAGCATTACACGTTTGCGGTGAATGCCTTTGTGGAGCTTGTCAGACAGTATGGTATGGATGAGTACGAATTTGAAATTCATGAGACAAAGACACATGAGGTCATCGAAGATGTTAAAAATCACAAAAGTGAAATTGGGATCTTATATCTGAATGACTTTAACAGGAAAGTGTTAATGAAATTATTTACAGAATATGATCTTGTGTTTCAGCCCCTGTTGGAATGCGGGATTTACGTATATCTGTGGAAGGGGCATCCTCTGGCGGAGCAAAAGGACATAGCACTGGAGGAACTGAAGGAGTATCCATGTCTGGGATTTGCACAGGGAGAACACAATTCGTTTTATTTTGCGGAAGAGGTGTTGAGTACTTATCAATATAAAAGATTCATCAGGGCTAATGACAGGGCAACCCTTCTGAATCTTATGGTTGGACTGAATGGTTATACTTTATGTTCCGGGATTATATGTGAAGACCTGAACGGAAAGGACTATTGTGCTGTTAAACTCAGATCAGACGAGAAGATGACAATTGGATATATCTCCCGGAAGGATGCTCATATAAGTGTGATCGGGCAGAAATATCTGGAGGAGATTGAAAAGTATAAAGAAAATGCATTCAGCTGA
- a CDS encoding PLP-dependent aspartate aminotransferase family protein, translating to MAREIETKCIHLEKEEGGTDHYGAISYPIYQTATYAHMGVGRSTGYDYSRLQNPTRERLEKIVAALENGVDALALSSGMAAITLMMELFVPGDHLIVDSDLYGGSIRLFDNVSVKNGITFSVIDCCKDNVEDHINQNTRAIFLETPTNPMMNVADIRVLSETARKYNLLLIVDNTFLSPYFQNPLDLGADIVVHSGTKYLGGHNDTLAGFLVTNRGDMSEKFRFLIKTTGAGLSPFDSWLILRGIKTLGIRMQKAQENAMEIANWLKKQKAVKRVIYPGLPEHPGYGTMKSQSRGFGAMLTFQLESREYALAVLEKVRMIRFAESLGGAETLITYPITQTHADVPEEIREKNGITDTTLRLSAGIENAKDLLEELDNVFHEIEGEKGGGKKS from the coding sequence ATGGCAAGAGAAATTGAGACAAAATGCATTCATCTGGAGAAGGAGGAAGGCGGGACCGATCACTATGGGGCGATCAGCTATCCGATCTATCAGACTGCAACCTATGCCCATATGGGGGTTGGGCGAAGTACGGGATATGATTACAGCAGACTGCAGAATCCCACAAGAGAACGCCTGGAAAAGATCGTGGCAGCTTTGGAAAACGGCGTCGATGCACTTGCATTGTCATCAGGTATGGCGGCAATTACGCTGATGATGGAGTTGTTTGTGCCGGGGGACCATCTGATTGTGGATTCTGATCTTTACGGCGGGAGCATTCGCCTGTTCGATAACGTATCTGTGAAAAACGGAATAACATTTTCGGTTATCGACTGCTGTAAAGACAACGTGGAGGACCATATAAATCAAAATACGAGGGCGATCTTTCTTGAAACTCCCACAAACCCAATGATGAATGTTGCGGATATAAGGGTTCTTTCTGAAACAGCGAGAAAATACAATCTTTTATTGATTGTGGATAATACATTCCTGTCACCGTACTTTCAGAATCCGCTTGATCTGGGAGCCGATATCGTAGTGCACAGCGGAACAAAGTATCTCGGCGGGCATAACGATACGCTGGCAGGTTTTCTGGTGACGAACAGGGGGGATATGAGTGAAAAGTTCCGCTTTTTGATTAAGACTACAGGAGCAGGGCTTTCACCATTTGACAGCTGGCTCATTCTGCGGGGTATCAAAACACTCGGCATCCGTATGCAGAAGGCCCAGGAAAATGCGATGGAAATCGCGAACTGGCTGAAGAAGCAAAAGGCAGTAAAACGTGTGATATATCCGGGACTCCCGGAGCATCCGGGATACGGGACCATGAAAAGTCAGTCGCGTGGTTTCGGTGCGATGCTGACATTTCAGCTGGAGAGCAGAGAGTACGCACTGGCTGTTTTGGAGAAAGTCCGCATGATCAGATTCGCTGAAAGTCTTGGAGGGGCAGAAACACTGATAACCTATCCGATAACACAGACACACGCAGATGTGCCCGAGGAAATCAGGGAAAAGAATGGAATCACAGATACAACACTGAGGCTGTCTGCAGGGATTGAAAATGCTAAAGATCTGCTGGAGGAGCTTGATAACGTATTTCATGAAATAGAAGGAGAAAAAGGTGGCGGAAAGAAATCTTGA
- a CDS encoding MalY/PatB family protein — MAERNLDFDKIVKRKGTGSLKYDFGNRRGMPEDVLPLWVADMDFETSSYISDALTDRVRHGIFGYSEVQSSYFESVRDWMKRHHGWDVKEEWMIKTPGIVFALAMAVKAYTEPGDSVLIQQPVYYPFSEVIEDNGREVISNTLYLGTDHRYHIDFEDFEQKIINEKIRLFLLCNPHNPVGRVWSEDELVRLGDICVKHNVIVVSDEIHEDFVFKGRHLVFANLKKEYEDISITCTSPSKTFNLAGLIISNVFIPNRELKRRFRKETRAAGISQLGVMALVGCEAAYSRGEEWYEAMHAYVADNIEYTREYVAENLRGVTMTEHEGTYLVWLDFRGLGLSVDELEDLIIHKAGLWLDSGKIFGDSGKGFQRINVACPRSVLRQALDRIKMAVYCED, encoded by the coding sequence GTGGCGGAAAGAAATCTTGATTTTGATAAAATTGTAAAAAGAAAAGGCACAGGGAGCCTGAAATACGACTTTGGAAACAGGCGAGGTATGCCGGAGGACGTACTGCCTTTGTGGGTTGCGGATATGGATTTTGAGACATCCTCCTATATCTCAGACGCACTGACAGACAGGGTCAGACATGGCATATTCGGCTATAGTGAAGTACAGTCTTCATATTTTGAAAGTGTAAGGGACTGGATGAAGAGACATCATGGCTGGGATGTGAAGGAAGAATGGATGATTAAGACACCGGGCATTGTATTTGCACTGGCGATGGCGGTAAAAGCTTACACTGAGCCGGGAGACAGTGTCTTAATACAACAGCCTGTATATTATCCATTTTCCGAAGTGATTGAGGATAATGGGAGGGAAGTGATAAGCAATACGTTATATCTCGGAACGGATCACCGGTATCATATTGACTTTGAAGATTTTGAACAGAAAATTATAAATGAGAAGATCAGGCTGTTTCTCCTGTGTAATCCTCACAATCCGGTTGGAAGAGTCTGGTCGGAGGATGAACTGGTAAGACTGGGAGATATCTGTGTGAAACATAACGTAATCGTAGTCAGTGATGAAATACATGAGGATTTCGTATTTAAGGGCAGGCACCTGGTATTTGCCAATCTTAAAAAAGAATACGAGGACATCAGTATTACGTGCACGTCCCCGAGCAAAACTTTTAACCTTGCGGGGCTTATCATATCGAACGTATTTATACCGAACCGTGAGCTGAAGCGCAGATTCAGAAAAGAAACACGTGCGGCAGGGATAAGCCAGCTGGGGGTCATGGCGCTCGTGGGCTGTGAGGCGGCGTACAGCAGGGGGGAAGAATGGTATGAAGCGATGCATGCATATGTAGCAGATAATATTGAATATACAAGAGAATATGTGGCGGAAAATCTGCGAGGCGTAACCATGACTGAACATGAAGGGACCTATCTGGTATGGCTGGATTTCAGAGGCCTGGGATTGAGTGTGGATGAGCTGGAGGATTTGATCATTCATAAGGCGGGGCTCTGGCTGGACAGTGGAAAAATATTCGGGGACAGCGGCAAAGGGTTCCAGAGAATCAACGTGGCATGTCCGAGAAGTGTACTGAGGCAGGCACTGGACAGGATAAAAATGGCTGTATACTGCGAGGATTGA
- a CDS encoding helix-turn-helix transcriptional regulator, whose amino-acid sequence MILAEKIAALRRKNGWSQEEMAYQMGVSRQSVSKWESGTSIPDLERILKLSQIFGVSTDYLLKEDIEEEPAAAVSDTGSDELVKTVTVEEANEYMELNIQAAKKSAIATASYVLSPVVLLFLAGLSEYRQNVISENMAGGVGVVVLLLIVGIATAYFVMLGMKLEKYEYLEKECFRLEYGVEGIVRKRMAEYEGTYRICIMAGVFLCIICAVPLMIAAAIDSPDFVYIICTEILLIMIACAVFLFVLAGEKKDCFEVLLQEGDYTAEKKMEGKKTERVSRIYWCIIVTVYLGVSLYTNDWDRTWIIWPCAAVLFVAVRAICGAFKNKAE is encoded by the coding sequence ATGATTTTAGCGGAAAAAATAGCTGCACTTCGCAGGAAAAATGGATGGTCGCAGGAGGAGATGGCATATCAGATGGGAGTGTCCAGACAGTCTGTATCAAAGTGGGAATCGGGAACTTCCATTCCTGACCTGGAACGTATTTTAAAACTCAGCCAGATATTTGGTGTCAGCACAGACTATTTATTAAAAGAAGATATAGAGGAGGAGCCGGCAGCTGCTGTATCAGATACCGGCAGTGATGAACTGGTCAAAACAGTTACGGTGGAGGAGGCCAACGAGTATATGGAACTCAATATACAGGCAGCGAAAAAGTCGGCCATCGCGACGGCATCCTATGTGCTGTCTCCGGTTGTACTTCTCTTCCTGGCAGGACTGTCCGAATACAGACAGAATGTGATCAGTGAAAACATGGCAGGCGGTGTGGGGGTTGTTGTATTGCTTCTGATCGTGGGGATTGCGACGGCGTATTTTGTGATGCTCGGAATGAAACTGGAGAAGTATGAATACCTGGAAAAAGAATGTTTCCGGCTGGAATACGGAGTGGAAGGGATCGTCAGAAAGAGAATGGCGGAATACGAGGGGACTTACCGGATCTGTATTATGGCGGGAGTCTTCCTTTGCATCATCTGCGCTGTACCGCTCATGATAGCGGCAGCGATCGACAGTCCGGACTTTGTATACATTATCTGCACAGAAATTTTGCTGATCATGATAGCGTGTGCCGTTTTTCTGTTCGTATTGGCGGGAGAGAAAAAGGATTGTTTTGAAGTGCTGCTCCAGGAGGGGGACTATACCGCAGAGAAAAAAATGGAAGGGAAAAAGACCGAGCGTGTGAGCCGTATCTATTGGTGCATCATTGTTACGGTGTATCTGGGAGTCAGCCTGTACACAAACGACTGGGACCGGACATGGATCATCTGGCCATGCGCGGCTGTTTTATTCGTAGCGGTGCGTGCCATATGCGGAGCGTTTAAGAACAAGGCAGAGTAG